From Nicotiana tabacum cultivar K326 chromosome 22, ASM71507v2, whole genome shotgun sequence, one genomic window encodes:
- the LOC107772755 gene encoding auxin efflux carrier component 6-like — MIGANDFYKVMCSMVPLYFAMLVAYGSVKWWKIFSPEQCSGINRFVAVFAVPVLSFHFISQNNPYQMDTKFILADTLSKIFVLVLLSFWAICKGQLDWLITLFSVSTLPNTLVMGIPLLNAMYGDFTQNLMVQLVVLQCIIWYTLLLFLFEYRAAIILIKNQYPGNAAAAITKFEIDNDVISLDGRNPLCTESEVDGKGRIRVRIRRSTSSAPESGFSSSVGITPRASNLSNAEIFSVHTPTPLHEFRNGDIPFGHGDLRVGIRAASPRLSSYASSDAYSLQPTPRASNFNELDTTTVTTTGNTPMWVMSPVAGKVFRQPSPSAKMAWESPGKCLNGDRQGYRDVGEKEISFRDISNFPIQGGAADLASTNIIKQEMPNAFVMLRLIIVMVGRKLSRNPNTYSSILGLLWSLISFKWNVGMPSLVKYSIKIISDAGLGMAMFSLGLFMALQPRIIACGTKMAAIGMAIRFIGGPLVMSAASIVVGLKGVRLHTAIVQAALPQGIVPFVFAREYGLHPDILSTGVIFGMLVSLPVTLLYYILLGL; from the exons atgaTAGGTGCAAATGATTTTTACAAAGTAATGTGTTCAATGGTGCCTTTATACTTTGCTATGCTGGTGGCATATGGATCAGTGAAATGGTGGAAGATATTCTCGCCGGAGCAATGCTCCGGCATCAACCGTTTCGTCGCCGTATTCGCCGTGCCGGTGCTGTCCTTCCACTTCATTTCTCAGAACAATCCTTACCAAATGGACACGAAATTCATATTGGCTGACACTTTGTCAAAGATTTTTGTTCTTGTGTTGCTGTCATTTTGGGCCATTTGTAAAGGGCAGTTGGATTGGCTCATCACTCTCTTCTCTGTCTCAACTTTGCCCAACACTTTGGTCATGGGCATTCCTTTGCTCAATGCCATGTATGGAGATTTCACTCAAAATCTCATGGTTCAGCTTGTTGTCCTTCAATGCATTATCTG GTATACTTTACTATTATTCCTGTTTGAATATAGAGCGGccattatattaattaaaaatcaATATCCTGGCAATGCTGCTGCGGCCATAACCAAGTTCGAGATTGACAATGATGTTATCTCACTAGACGGCCGAAACCCACTTTGTACGGAGTCGGAAGTCGACGGTAAAGGCCGCATTCGCGTCCGTATCCGGCGATCAACATCATCAGCGCCGGAGTCTGGGTTTTCATCCTCCGTAGGAATCACGCCAAGGGCATCCAATCTCTCCAATGCTGAAATCTTCTCTGTTCACACGCCAACACCTTTACATGAATTCCGGAATGGAGATATCCCATTTGGACATGGCGACTTAAGAGTCGG GATTCGTGCAGCGAGTCCTCGACTGTCGAGCTACGCATCATCCGACGCATACTCGCTGCAGCCGACGCCCAGGGCGTCGAATTTCAATGAATTGGATACGACCACAGTGACAACAACCGGAAATACGCCAATGTGGGTAATGTCTCCGGTGGCGGGGAAGGTGTTCCGGCAGCCATCTCCATCTGCTAAAATGGCGTGGGAATCGCCAGGGAAGTGTCTAAATGGAGACAGACAAGGATACAGAGATGTTGGAG AAAAGGAAATTAGCTTCAGAGATATCTCAAATTTTCCAATACAAGGAGGAGCTGCAGATTTAGCAAGTACCAATATTATTAAACAAGAAATGCCAAATGCTTTTGTGATGCTAAGGCTAATTATAGTTATGGTTGGGAGAAAGCTTTCGCGTAATCCAAATACTTACTCCAGTATATTAGGACTTCTCTGGTCTCTTATCTCTTTCAA ATGGAATGTGGGGATGCCCAGTTTGGTGAAATATTCCATTAAAATAATTTCAGATGCAGGTCTTGGGATGGCCATGTTCAGTTTAG GGTTGTTCATGGCACTTCAACCACGAATAATTGCGTGTGGCACGAAGATGGCAGCCATAGGAATGGCCATCAGATTTATAGGTGGACCTCTAGTAATGTCAGCTGCTTCTATTGTTGTTGGGCTTAAAGGAGTTCGACTTCACACTGCAATTGTACAG GCAGCTCTTCCCCAAGGAATTGTTCCATTTGTCTTCGCAAGAGAATATGGATTGCATCCCGACATACTAAGTACTGG GGTTATATTTGGGATGCTGGTTTCATTACCAGTAACCCTCCTTTATTATATACTTTTGGGGCTATGA